In the genome of Coraliomargarita algicola, one region contains:
- a CDS encoding sulfatase, giving the protein MIAKKVYLLFCLLVVAGTAWAKPNFVIILTDDQGYGDLGCFGGTHIQTPRIDQMAAEGAKLTSFYMAGAVCTPSRAGLMTGSYPQRVGMANRVLLAVDSVGLNPTELTIAEVLKSAGYKTGMVGKWHLGDQLQSMPIQQGFDEFFGIPYSHDITPFHGNKKYKFPPLPLLEGETVIELAPDADYLTKRITGRAVRFIEENKDFPFFLYISHPAPHRPISVSPPFRQDLSESLRAKLALEKSNNTIEAKARDAMYSCAISEVDWSVGQILDALKEQGVDENTLVIFTSDNGPKLGNSGPLKGGKGSTFEGGMRVPTVIRWPGRIPAGVDRDELMTAMDLLPTFAKLAGADVPIDRVIDGKDIWPVLAENHESPHEAFFYHSKNQLKAVRSGQWKLHLAFRVKEAGLGKGKGKGTVAPALFNLDEDLGERKDVSKSHPEVVARLLELAEVFEQELAHNNRQAAFVDNPEPLTIRK; this is encoded by the coding sequence ATGATAGCGAAGAAAGTATATTTACTGTTTTGTTTACTGGTAGTTGCTGGAACTGCATGGGCTAAACCCAATTTCGTGATTATCTTGACCGATGATCAAGGATATGGAGATCTCGGCTGTTTTGGTGGCACGCATATCCAGACACCAAGGATCGATCAAATGGCGGCCGAGGGAGCAAAGCTAACCAGCTTCTATATGGCTGGAGCGGTTTGCACCCCGTCGCGAGCAGGCTTGATGACGGGGAGTTATCCCCAGCGCGTCGGCATGGCTAACAGGGTTTTACTTGCGGTAGATTCGGTTGGGCTCAACCCGACGGAATTGACGATTGCCGAAGTGCTGAAATCGGCGGGCTATAAGACTGGGATGGTCGGCAAGTGGCATTTGGGCGATCAACTTCAATCGATGCCCATACAACAGGGATTCGATGAGTTTTTCGGGATTCCCTACAGCCACGATATCACACCGTTTCATGGCAATAAAAAGTATAAATTCCCGCCCCTGCCCTTACTGGAAGGCGAGACGGTGATCGAGTTGGCGCCGGATGCCGATTATCTGACCAAGCGAATTACGGGGCGCGCGGTTCGTTTTATTGAAGAGAATAAGGATTTCCCGTTTTTTCTCTATATCTCGCATCCCGCGCCGCATCGGCCGATCTCGGTATCGCCTCCGTTCAGGCAGGATTTGAGTGAGTCGCTTCGTGCTAAACTCGCGCTGGAAAAATCGAACAATACAATAGAGGCTAAAGCCCGGGACGCGATGTATTCGTGTGCGATCAGTGAAGTTGATTGGTCGGTCGGACAAATTTTGGATGCTCTTAAAGAACAAGGAGTCGATGAAAATACTTTGGTGATCTTTACATCGGATAATGGTCCGAAGCTTGGAAATTCTGGTCCGTTGAAAGGTGGTAAAGGGTCCACGTTCGAAGGCGGTATGCGTGTGCCAACGGTTATTCGCTGGCCGGGGAGAATTCCGGCTGGTGTAGATCGTGATGAACTGATGACCGCAATGGATTTGTTGCCTACCTTTGCAAAATTGGCTGGGGCGGATGTTCCGATCGACCGAGTGATCGATGGTAAGGATATCTGGCCGGTGTTAGCCGAAAATCACGAATCCCCTCATGAGGCCTTCTTTTATCATAGTAAGAATCAACTCAAAGCCGTGCGAAGCGGTCAATGGAAGTTGCACTTGGCCTTTCGGGTGAAAGAAGCCGGTCTGGGAAAGGGAAAAGGGAAGGGAACTGTGGCACCAGCGCTCTTCAATCTAGATGAAGATCTGGGGGAGCGGAAAGATGTTTCGAAGTCTCACCCCGAAGTTGTTGCGCGGTTGCTTGAGCTTGCTGAAGTTTTTGAACAAGAGCTAGCCCACAACAATCGACAAGCGGCTTTTGTCGATAATCCCGAACCGTTAACTATTCGTAAGTAA
- a CDS encoding arylsulfatase, with product MNTLFNREKSMNWKLLSLSLAVAVAITSHAAEKALDTTPNIIFILADDLGVGEVGCYGYNDIIQTPSLDKMALEGTRFTHAYSGSPVCAPSRCVLMTGKHTGHARRRDNGTKDGSKTLVPLLPEDVTNAEMLKQNGYVTGGCGKWGLGNEGTTGTPDKQGFDHFYGYLDQRKAHNYYVKTLWSDGAQKPVELVDGKPRYSHDSMADDMLDWIDQNHEKPFFYYAAFCIPHDKYQVPDLGIYKDMEGLSETEKIFAAMITRLDADVGRLFELLKERGIDENTIVFFTSDNGPSKIWGKNKFNSAGDQRGKKRDLLQGGVNAPMIVRWPGKVPANKVSDFKWVFYDVMPTLAEIAGAQAPDGGDGRSVLPTLLGEKQTPHEFIYWEFYTEFQQALIMGDYKAIRYGTKDPIQLYKLSDDRREETDIAASYPEMVDTMAKIMDREHVDDPYWPTIEHGKKSGKGKKRKGGM from the coding sequence TTGAATACCTTATTTAATCGAGAGAAAAGTATGAATTGGAAATTGTTATCTTTATCACTTGCGGTGGCTGTGGCCATAACGAGTCATGCCGCAGAGAAGGCACTCGATACAACGCCGAATATTATTTTCATTTTAGCTGATGATCTAGGAGTTGGTGAAGTCGGCTGCTATGGATATAACGATATCATACAAACGCCGAGTCTGGACAAAATGGCTCTTGAAGGAACTCGTTTTACCCATGCCTATTCAGGATCACCAGTGTGTGCGCCGTCTCGCTGCGTATTAATGACTGGTAAACACACGGGGCACGCTCGACGCCGTGATAACGGCACAAAAGATGGTTCAAAGACCTTGGTCCCGCTACTCCCTGAAGATGTTACCAATGCTGAAATGCTAAAACAAAATGGTTATGTCACTGGAGGTTGTGGCAAATGGGGATTGGGCAATGAGGGGACCACTGGGACTCCTGACAAACAGGGATTTGACCATTTTTATGGTTACCTTGACCAAAGGAAAGCTCACAATTACTATGTCAAAACACTTTGGTCTGACGGTGCACAGAAACCCGTAGAGCTTGTGGATGGTAAACCCCGTTATTCGCATGATTCCATGGCTGATGATATGCTTGACTGGATTGATCAGAATCATGAAAAGCCATTTTTTTATTATGCGGCATTTTGTATACCACACGATAAATACCAGGTGCCAGACTTGGGTATTTATAAAGACATGGAAGGTTTGTCGGAAACGGAGAAAATATTTGCGGCAATGATCACCCGCTTAGACGCAGATGTCGGCCGCCTATTCGAACTGCTGAAAGAGCGCGGCATTGATGAAAATACAATTGTATTTTTCACCAGCGATAACGGCCCGAGTAAAATCTGGGGTAAAAATAAATTTAACTCAGCTGGAGACCAACGCGGTAAAAAGAGAGATCTCCTACAGGGCGGGGTGAATGCACCAATGATTGTGCGCTGGCCTGGTAAGGTTCCGGCTAATAAGGTCTCCGACTTTAAATGGGTGTTTTATGATGTGATGCCAACACTGGCCGAGATCGCCGGTGCTCAGGCTCCTGATGGTGGGGACGGACGTTCTGTGCTACCAACCCTTCTGGGAGAAAAGCAAACGCCGCACGAGTTTATCTACTGGGAATTTTATACCGAATTTCAGCAAGCGCTTATTATGGGTGATTACAAGGCGATCCGGTATGGAACCAAAGACCCTATTCAGCTTTACAAGTTGAGTGATGACCGAAGAGAAGAGACGGACATTGCGGCCAGTTATCCGGAAATGGTTGATACCATGGCAAAGATTATGGATCGCGAACATGTCGACGATCCTTATTGGCCAACTATTGAGCATGGCAAAAAAAGTGGTAAAGGGAAAAAAAGAAAAGGCGGAATGTAG
- a CDS encoding sulfatase, protein MKKKFLSLCLLAVTAVAFAQPNFVVILTDDQGYQDLGCYGSPNIRTPNIDRMAQEGMRFTSFYAQTVCGPSRVSLMTGCYPMRTERDAGDNGMTPHPAMSLNEITIPEILKPLGYKTGMAGKWDLSGRFKAFRVELNPSNQGFDTSLWTKNSDSKLIYEAGKPSLEKSSRASLTELYTNRAIEFIETNKDGPFFFYLAHPMPHTPLAASAQFKGKSNAGLYGDVVEELDYHTGRLLDKIKELGLDDNTYIIFASDNGPWWKEKKHAGHCEPLRSAKTSTYEGGLRVPFIIRAPGKVPAGTTSDLVTAMIDLLPSIAKITGAKVPADRVIDGLDISDIFHGDQTDLDRPFFFYQHQALRAVRMGDWKLHLPHSELDRTKQGKGWQSHVPEKDRPYIEELTLYNLNDDIGETTNVAKQHPEVVASLLKQLEFAKEDIGYHEVIGENSRRNEIEAKAGAKALSNEGKKK, encoded by the coding sequence ATGAAAAAGAAGTTTTTATCGTTGTGTTTGTTGGCGGTTACGGCGGTCGCTTTTGCCCAGCCGAACTTTGTGGTCATCTTGACCGATGATCAGGGGTATCAGGACCTTGGTTGTTACGGTTCACCTAATATCCGAACTCCAAACATTGATCGGATGGCTCAGGAGGGCATGAGATTTACGAGCTTTTATGCCCAGACCGTCTGCGGTCCTTCCCGCGTGTCGCTAATGACGGGGTGTTATCCTATGCGCACAGAAAGAGATGCTGGAGATAATGGAATGACTCCGCACCCCGCGATGTCGTTGAATGAGATAACGATTCCGGAAATACTGAAACCGCTTGGCTATAAAACCGGAATGGCTGGGAAATGGGATCTGTCTGGACGCTTTAAAGCATTCCGAGTGGAGCTGAACCCCAGTAATCAGGGATTTGACACTTCTTTGTGGACGAAAAATAGCGATTCAAAGCTTATCTATGAAGCAGGTAAGCCCTCCCTAGAGAAGTCTAGCAGAGCCTCACTTACTGAGCTATATACTAATAGAGCCATTGAGTTTATCGAAACCAATAAAGACGGACCCTTCTTCTTTTATCTCGCTCATCCCATGCCGCATACGCCTCTCGCTGCTTCGGCACAATTTAAAGGGAAGTCAAACGCGGGGCTTTACGGTGATGTTGTCGAAGAGCTTGATTACCATACCGGCCGTCTCTTGGATAAAATTAAGGAGCTGGGCTTGGATGATAACACCTACATTATATTTGCGAGTGATAACGGCCCTTGGTGGAAGGAGAAAAAACATGCGGGACATTGCGAACCACTTCGCAGCGCTAAGACTAGCACTTATGAGGGAGGACTCCGCGTTCCCTTCATTATCCGAGCACCGGGTAAAGTTCCAGCAGGGACTACATCCGATCTCGTGACTGCAATGATCGATCTCCTCCCTTCGATTGCCAAAATCACAGGAGCAAAAGTGCCGGCAGATCGCGTGATCGACGGGCTCGATATCTCTGATATTTTCCACGGAGACCAGACCGATCTAGATCGCCCCTTCTTCTTTTACCAGCATCAGGCACTGCGGGCTGTGAGGATGGGGGACTGGAAACTTCATCTTCCTCACTCCGAACTGGACCGCACGAAGCAGGGGAAAGGTTGGCAATCTCACGTTCCTGAAAAGGATCGTCCGTATATTGAGGAACTCACGCTCTATAATCTTAACGATGATATTGGCGAAACCACCAATGTGGCCAAGCAGCACCCGGAAGTGGTGGCCTCGCTCCTGAAACAGTTGGAGTTTGCTAAGGAGGACATTGGTTATCACGAGGTGATTGGGGAGAATTCTCGACGAAACGAGATTGAGGCTAAAGCGGGGGCAAAGGCATTGAGCAATGAAGGGAAAAAGAAATGA